One Fictibacillus halophilus genomic window, ATACGCGGAATGGCAGTACTTACAATTGTACCTTCCATCGCAGCCAGAACAGTAACGAGCAATAAAGCAGTCATAATTTGTTTTCTCATATATGTCCTCCTTGGCATTTAAAAGCATGCCAAATCATAAGTAGTTCACTTAGTTAAATGAATAGTAAATAAAAGAGTATAACCAAGAAATTAGTTTATCACGTCATTGTAGGATTTGCTATCTTGAGGTATTGATGGGAGGGGATGGAGTGTGTACGGAGCTTTAATTAGACAGATTATGCACCAGTTTGAACAGACCCTCTTTAGATCGGACAGATAACGCTTTAAATTAGAGAAAATATGACTGAAAGCAGTGAACGGCTGATCGAATTTGTTATACTTTTCATAGGTGATGCTAATGTTTTTAAAAAGAATCAAGCTGTTGCGTGATGATATTAAATCGTTTAAAGATTATCCGTTCTCCATTCCTGCAATCAACGGACTTGAGGAAATATACTTGGGCAAGAACGTGACCTTTTTTGTGGGAGAGAATGGAACAGGGAAATCTACACTGTTAGAAGCGATTGCGGATAAATGTGACTTTAATACAGCTGGCGGTGGTCGCAACAATATGTACGAAGTGTATGCTTCAGAATCTGTGCTCGGAAATTATATTCGGCTTTCGTGGCTGCCAAAAGTATCGAACGGGTTCTTTTTACGTGCAGAATCGTTCTACAGCTTTGCCACTCATCTTGAAGAAGTAGACGATACAGGATTTAGAGATTATGGAGGCCGGTCCCTTCACAAACAATCTCATGGTGAATCCTTTCTGTCTTTGTTTTTGCATCGCTTTAAAGGCAAAGCGATCTATCTGCTAGATGAACCTGAGGCGGCTCTTTCACCTTCAAGACAGCTCACTTTCTTGAAGATTATTCATGATCTAACAGCTCAAGGCGATACGCAGTTTATTATCACTACTCATTCTCCCATCTTATTGGGCTATCCGAATGCCGACATCATAAGCTTTGATGATGGAAAGATATCCAAAGTAGATTATGAATCCACAGATCATTTTCAAGTAACCAAGTACTTTTTAAATAATAGAGAGAAGTTTATGGAAGAGCTTCTTAAAGATGACGATTAATGATTAATTAAGCTTTAAAAAAGATAGCAATGAAGCAAGGAGAACTAGCATTATGTATCTAGTTCTCTATTAGTCGTTAAGCCAAAAGGATCATAAATCATTACAAAAGTTGAGAAGGGAATCTGATCACTTGTAATCTCCTCAACGAGTGAAAAGCCTAAGTGCGTATAGATCTTCACATTTTGCAGGGTTTCTGTTTGAAGCAAACAAAAGGTTCTTTTCTTTTTTGTTTCTGCGATTGCGGCACTCATCATGGTGGTCATATGTCCTTGATGTCGGTATTGGGGGTCTACGCATACTGAATCGACCAACAGAAAGTTTTCATAGTATGCCTTATAATGGTTAAGTTTGCTATTAGTGGTTTGTAATTGACTAGCTTTTCTCAAAAAATCGATTAAAGATAATTGAATGAAAACAAAGGGCAGGCGAAAAGTACATGATAGAGCAGCGAGCATTAACTTTCCTATCTTGGTTTTTTCGCCGTGCTGAGATACACAAAAAAGCCCCTCCACTTTATCAGACGTTACATATAATGAGCCGTTGGTTTGTAGGATTCGAAGGACCATAGGAAAGACGGAACGTAAAATCTTTCTTCTTTTATTCAGGATAGGAAAGAAATACACAAACATTGGATTATCAATAAATGAATTCGTTAACACTTCACTTGCTTTTTTGAGGTGTTTTTTTTGTAGTTTTTTCAAGTGATCATACATGAAGAAAACTCCCTCCGATGATGTAACCCACCATTGTCAGTACGCTAAGTACCATTGAAATGAATCACTTGTTACTGGGAAAAATTAAACTTATATGTTAAGTTATGTGAATATTCTAAAAAGGTGGTTGAAAGATGCTTAATTATGATGGAAAAGTATTCGTGTCTGTTCAAAATTCTTCAAACGGTGAGGTATCCTCACAAACAACGTTTCACTACAAACAAGACGGTAATATTGTCACTGCCTCATATGCAGGTGGAGAAATCTTAAAAGGCACGTTAATCGGAATTGCAAACGAAGACGGCAGCTTGAACTTCAGGTACAATCATGTGAATACGTCTGATGAAATAAGAGGTGGAGCCTGTATATCTCAACCTGAGGTATTAAGTGACGGAAGGATAAGATTGTATGAAAAATGGAGATGGGCGGAAGGGAGTTCTGGAGAGTCCGTAATTGAGGAAGTAAAATAAAGTAAAAATAATATCCACTTTCATTCAATTTATTAAAAGGAAAACATTCAGTATATCTGTAAGCACTGCAAAATATGCAGTGTTTTTTTTATCGTACTTGGCTTGAACAGTAATTAAATATAACAAATTCATAGCAATTATCATTGACTCGTTTTATAAAGTGATGATAGTATATAAAAATCAAATCGTAATAATTACGATTTACAAAATATTGTATGGAGGTACGAGTGAAAGAGAGATTTCAATTATTACTATCTTTGAAAGTCACCGAGTATGAAATCAATGAACTTTCAAAGTTTGCCAAAGAATGTGATGAGTGTTACGAGTTATTAAAAGTAAAGCTGGATAGTCTTCACCATTTTATGACAGATCCTATAAACCTGCACCGATGGCAGGAATGGGGGAAGGACAAGGATATTCTGTCACTGTCTGAAAAGCTCCGGGAAGCTTCCGTACAAGCTCTTTGTGAGATGGAAAAATACCAAAGTGTGCGTACATGTAACCATCAATTGAATGCAAGTGAATACATAACTACACTCTCTCAAACTGTGAAACATGAATTGGATGAATTACATATCAATGAGAACTCTAAGGTATTATTTATAGGTTCTGGAGCGTTTCCCATTTCTGCCCTCACTATCGCCAGTGAGAAGAATGCTGAAGTTCATTGTATAGACATTGATGAAGAAGCGGTCGAGATGGGAAGAAAAGTCTCTCTGATTACAGGCCTACAAGACAACGTTAGATTTTCTAATTCTGTTCGAAACGACTTACACTTTGCCCATAATACTACTCATGTCTTAATCGCTTCTCTAGTCAGAAATAAACGGGAAGTACTGAATGAACTAAAGGATATATTACAGCCTCATACAAAAGTGATTCTCAGATACGGAAACGGATTAAAATCAATCTTTAACTATCCGTTAGAAATGAACCTAACGAAAGACTGGGAACTGCAGAGCGTTAAACGAACAGACGGTATCTATGACACGATGGTCTTAGAGAAGGTAAATGCATGAATGTAAATAAAGGAAGTGAGGGAATCGTGGGTACGAAACGTTCAAAAGATCTTGGGAATATCCTAATAGCAGGCGTTGGACCAGCTGCCATTCAAACAGCTGTCCAGCTTTGCGCTGCTGGTTTTAGTGAAAGAATAGGATTGTATAATCGGCCAGGTGCTCGTGCAGAACGGATTAAAAGAGAACTGAATCAAAATCATTTTGAAGTCAATCTTACTATTCAGGATAAAGAGGAAGAATTGACAACAAAGGTGGATTGTTTTTTTGATGACGTATCTCAACTATCTGATGAATGGGATACGGTTATTCTTGCAACTCCCTGTACGAGCTATGCAAACGTAATAGAGTCACTTCAGACTATAGAGTTAAAGCGCGTAAGAACCATAGTTCTACTAGCTCCAAACATCGGTTCAAACGATCTCGTAAAAAATTTGCTGTTACAAGAAACAGTTGAAGTAATCAGCATGTCAACATATTTTGCTGCTACTAAATCTCTTAATTCTGCTATAAAGGCTCATACGAAAGCATATAAAAAACGTATTTACTTAGGTTCATCAATCAGTAAAAGCCGTACGCTAAATACACTGCAAGAATTTTTAAAATCAATGAATATCGATGGGGAGATCGTCGATCACCCTCTCGATGCGGAATGCAGAAATATAACAACATATGTGCATCCTGCCTTCTTCTTAAATAGATTTACTTTAAATGAAATATTTGGCCTTCATACTAATGGTACGAAGTATATGTATAAGTTGTTTCCTGAAGGTCCCATCACACCACAAAGAATAAAAACAATGGTGCGGCTCTGGAAAGAAATTTCTACATTAATGAATGAACTAGGCGCAAAATCGATCAATTTATTGCAGTTTTTAAATGACGATAATTATCCCGTTCCAACAGAATGCATCCAAAGAGAGGACATTGATAATTTTTCAGAATATGAGGAAGTCAAACAGGAGTATCTGCTCTATATACGCTATGCTTCTATTCTAATCGACCCATTTTCAAAGCCTGATCATGAAGGAAGATATTTTGAATTCTCAGCAGTTCCCTTTAAAAAAGCAGAAGAAGAAAATAAGGGAGTGTGGTCTATCCCTAGGATACCGTTCGAAGATTATCAAAAATTGATCGTGATCTATGGACTTGCAGAGAATTCAGGAATTCCAATGCCTGAGATGAAAAGACTCATCAAAAATTTCGAATCAGAGTGTCAGCAGATTGAATCCCTGTTAGGAATAAAAGAGTCATTAATCGAAGCAAGAAGAGAATCTTCCTTGCAAGAAGTAACAAACATCATGAAGGAAAGAAAGAGGCGATTACAATGAAAAACGGTGTTTGGCTCGCCATTTTGTCTTCCTTTATTTTCAGTATTATGAACGCTCTCGTTAAGGCAGTAAGTTTAAACATCCCTTATTCAGAAAGTGTATTCTTTAGAAGTTTGATAGGCACAATCATCATCTTTATTATTATGAAAAAGAAAAAGGTAGCCTTTTCAAAAACGGGTGTACCAATGCTTATGGTTCGAGGAGTCTTTGGAGCGTTGTATCTATTAGCCTATTTTTATACAATCGCTAAAATTCCGTTAGCAGATGCGAGTATTCTGGCTCATCTGTCTCCCATTTTTGCCGTAGTATTAGCAGGTTTGTTTTTAAAAGAAAAGCTAACGAAAACGCTTCTCTATATTCTTCCTGTCGTGTTAGCAGGGGCGTTCTTACTGATTAAACCACAGGAGTTCTCGTCCTATTCCATGTATGCGCTAATTGGTGTAGGAAGTGCTTTTTTCGCAGCTTGTGCAGCCACTTCTATTCGGTATTTAAGCAGCAGACATCATGCTTATGAGATCGTATTTTATTTTCTCGCTACAGCAACGTTAGTTAGTATACCTTTAATGTGGAACCAATTTGTAATACCTTCACCATTAGAACTGTTCTATTTAATCTGCATCGGAGTTGTATCTTTAGTAGGACAGTTATTCTTAACAAGTGCATTCACGCATGAAAATGTCATTGTTGTAGAGGTTACCCGTTACATTGGAATCGTCTTTAACGCCTTTTGGGGCTTTTTATTCTGGTCAGAGATTCCAGATGCTCAAACGATTCTAGGAGGTATGTTAATTATTGCTTCATGCATCTTCCTATCACGTAGGCGAGCACTAGAAGCAAAGGGAAATAATTTAAGATTGAATAAAGTAGCGATGAATACACATGCAAAAAGGTAAGGAGAAAACGCTCGGTTAAGAGCGTTTTCTTTTGTTAACTTGCAACCTTTTTTTGATTTGTATTGAGTGATTTTCTTCTAAACATATAAGTTGCACTTATCAGCAAATAAATTCCTAATGTTATGCCAGTGATAATACCAGAAGTTGTGAGCACGATTCCGATTAGTATTGCAAATAAAGATAGAATCGCAACCCAAGTGGTATAAGGAAACCACCTTACATAATAACCGGAAAGCTCTTTATTCTGTTTTCTTGATTTTAAATGAGCAAAGGCAATAATCAACCATATGAACAATACAGTGTAGCCGAGTGATCCCATAAGATAGTTAAAGGTTTTGTCGCCAGCAAAAATAGAAATTAGTACACCTGCATACAAAGATGCTGTACACAGCAGAATTGCGACAAAAGGAACTTTTTTAGATGAAAGTCGGGCGAAAATCTGAGGAACACGACCGTCAACGGCTTGTGTATACAACACTCTGGATGAACCATATAACCCTGAGTTCATGGATGAGATGATCGCAAGAAGAATCACGCCATTCATCACATGATCTGCACCAGGAATTCCAATCATCTGAAACACCATCACAAAAGGTGATTCGTTTACTCCATTTACTTGA contains:
- a CDS encoding AAA family ATPase, with protein sequence MFLKRIKLLRDDIKSFKDYPFSIPAINGLEEIYLGKNVTFFVGENGTGKSTLLEAIADKCDFNTAGGGRNNMYEVYASESVLGNYIRLSWLPKVSNGFFLRAESFYSFATHLEEVDDTGFRDYGGRSLHKQSHGESFLSLFLHRFKGKAIYLLDEPEAALSPSRQLTFLKIIHDLTAQGDTQFIITTHSPILLGYPNADIISFDDGKISKVDYESTDHFQVTKYFLNNREKFMEELLKDDD
- a CDS encoding GNAT family N-acetyltransferase, which produces MKKLQKKHLKKASEVLTNSFIDNPMFVYFFPILNKRRKILRSVFPMVLRILQTNGSLYVTSDKVEGLFCVSQHGEKTKIGKLMLAALSCTFRLPFVFIQLSLIDFLRKASQLQTTNSKLNHYKAYYENFLLVDSVCVDPQYRHQGHMTTMMSAAIAETKKKRTFCLLQTETLQNVKIYTHLGFSLVEEITSDQIPFSTFVMIYDPFGLTTNRELDT
- a CDS encoding n-acetylglutamate synthase, with protein sequence MLNYDGKVFVSVQNSSNGEVSSQTTFHYKQDGNIVTASYAGGEILKGTLIGIANEDGSLNFRYNHVNTSDEIRGGACISQPEVLSDGRIRLYEKWRWAEGSSGESVIEEVK
- a CDS encoding nicotianamine synthase family protein, with translation MKERFQLLLSLKVTEYEINELSKFAKECDECYELLKVKLDSLHHFMTDPINLHRWQEWGKDKDILSLSEKLREASVQALCEMEKYQSVRTCNHQLNASEYITTLSQTVKHELDELHINENSKVLFIGSGAFPISALTIASEKNAEVHCIDIDEEAVEMGRKVSLITGLQDNVRFSNSVRNDLHFAHNTTHVLIASLVRNKREVLNELKDILQPHTKVILRYGNGLKSIFNYPLEMNLTKDWELQSVKRTDGIYDTMVLEKVNA
- a CDS encoding opine metallophore biosynthesis dehydrogenase; the encoded protein is MNVNKGSEGIVGTKRSKDLGNILIAGVGPAAIQTAVQLCAAGFSERIGLYNRPGARAERIKRELNQNHFEVNLTIQDKEEELTTKVDCFFDDVSQLSDEWDTVILATPCTSYANVIESLQTIELKRVRTIVLLAPNIGSNDLVKNLLLQETVEVISMSTYFAATKSLNSAIKAHTKAYKKRIYLGSSISKSRTLNTLQEFLKSMNIDGEIVDHPLDAECRNITTYVHPAFFLNRFTLNEIFGLHTNGTKYMYKLFPEGPITPQRIKTMVRLWKEISTLMNELGAKSINLLQFLNDDNYPVPTECIQREDIDNFSEYEEVKQEYLLYIRYASILIDPFSKPDHEGRYFEFSAVPFKKAEEENKGVWSIPRIPFEDYQKLIVIYGLAENSGIPMPEMKRLIKNFESECQQIESLLGIKESLIEARRESSLQEVTNIMKERKRRLQ
- a CDS encoding DMT family transporter, producing MKNGVWLAILSSFIFSIMNALVKAVSLNIPYSESVFFRSLIGTIIIFIIMKKKKVAFSKTGVPMLMVRGVFGALYLLAYFYTIAKIPLADASILAHLSPIFAVVLAGLFLKEKLTKTLLYILPVVLAGAFLLIKPQEFSSYSMYALIGVGSAFFAACAATSIRYLSSRHHAYEIVFYFLATATLVSIPLMWNQFVIPSPLELFYLICIGVVSLVGQLFLTSAFTHENVIVVEVTRYIGIVFNAFWGFLFWSEIPDAQTILGGMLIIASCIFLSRRRALEAKGNNLRLNKVAMNTHAKR